Proteins from a single region of Bos javanicus breed banteng chromosome 7, ARS-OSU_banteng_1.0, whole genome shotgun sequence:
- the LOC133252096 gene encoding olfactory receptor 2M3-like — protein MDIWNHTSLSDFILLGLFSYSLYDFFLFSLVLLASATALAGNILFLLLTQADRRLHTPMYFFLSQVSIMDLTIMGAVVPKMAANFLSGSKFISRGGCATQVFLVVTVVSAECFLLAVMAYDRYVAVCHPLRYPVLMNWKACCLMSLASWMGGVTDSVIDVGMVFSFPYCGSLQVDHFFCEVPAVLRLSCADTSLFEDLIYACCVIMLLLPLGVVVASYARILMAVISMTSTEGKQKALSTCSSHLAVVGLYYGGAIFSYMQRASARTPVGDRATSIFYTILTPMLNPLIYSLRNKEVMRAFKKMWKMQGR, from the coding sequence ATGGACATCTGGAACCACACCTCGCTATCAGACTTTATCCTTTTGGGCCTGTTCAGCTACTCACTATATGACTTCTTCCTATTTTCCCTTGTCCTTCTGGCCTCTGCTACAGCCCTGGCCGGCAacatcctcttcctcctgctcacCCAGGCTGACAGGCGCCTGCATACTCCCATGTACTTTTTTCTTAGTCAGGTTTCCATCATGGACCTGACCATAATGGGCGCAGTGGTGCCCAAGATGGCAGCGAACTTCCTCTCGGGAAGTAAGTTCATCTCTCGGGGTGGCTGTGCCACTCAGGTCTTCTTAGTGGTCACGGTAGTAAGTGCTGAGTGCTTCCTCCTGGCAGTCATGGCCTATGACAGGTATGTGGCCGTGTGTCACCCCCTGCGGTACCCTGTGCTCATGAACTGGAAGGCCTGCTGTCTGATGTCCTTGGCATCCTGGATGGGTGGAGTGACTGACAGTGTGATTGATGTAGGGATGGTCTTCAGCTTCCCCTACTGTGGCTCTCTCCAGGTGGACCACTTCTTCTGTGAGGTCCCGGCCGTGCTGCGTCTCTCTTGTGCAGACACATCCCTCTTTGAGGACCTCATCTATgcttgctgcgtgatcatgctgctgctgcccctgGGGGTCGTTGTGGCTTCCTATGCCCGGATCCTCATGGCTGTAATTAGCATGACGTCCACTGAGGGGAAACAGAAGGCTCTGTCCACGTGCTCCTCCCacttggctgtggtgggtctttacTATGGGGGAGCCATATTTAGCTACATGCAGAGAGCCTCCGCTAGGACTCCAGTGGGGGACCGAGCCACCTCCATCTTCTATACCATCCTCACCCCAATGCTCAACCCACTCATTTACAGCCTGAGGAACAAGGAGGTAATGAGGGCCTTCAAGAAGATGTGGAAGATGCAGGGGAGATAG